A single Capricornis sumatraensis isolate serow.1 chromosome 20, serow.2, whole genome shotgun sequence DNA region contains:
- the TPPP3 gene encoding tubulin polymerization-promoting protein family member 3: MAASTDVAGLEESFRKFAIHGDPKASGHEMNGKNWAKLCKDCKVADGKAVTGTDVDIVFSKVKVKSARVINYEEFKKALEELAPKRFKGKSKEEAFDAICQLVAGKEPANIGVTKAKTGGAVERLTDTSKYTGSHKERFDESGKGKGIAGRQDILDDSGYVSAYKNAGTYDAKVKK; encoded by the exons ATGGCAGCGAGCACAGATgtggctgggctggaggaaagcTTCCGCAAGTTTGCCATCCATGGTGACCCCAAGGCCAGTGGGCACGAGATGAATGGCAAGAACTGGGCCAAGCTGTGCAAGGACTGCAAGGTGGCTGACGGAAAGGCTGTGACAGGGACCGATGTCGACATCGTCTTCTCCAAAGTCAA GGTGAAGTCTGCCCGGGTCATCAACTATGAGGAGTTCAAGAAGGCCCTAGAAGAGCTGGCACCCAAGCGATTTAAGGGGAAGAGCAAGGAGGAGGCCTTTGATGCCATCTGCCAGCTGGTGGCAGGCAAGGAACCAGCCAACATAGGCGTTACT aaagcaaaaacagGGGGTGCTGTTGAACGGCTGACTGACACCAGCAAGTACACGGGCTCCCACAAGGAACGCTTTGATGAGAGTGGCAAGGGCAAGGGTATTGCTGGGCGGCAGGACATCCTGGATGACAGTGGCTACGTGAGTGCCTACAAGAATGCAGGTACCTATGATGCCAAGGTGAAGAAGTGA